Proteins encoded by one window of Pseudonocardia alni:
- a CDS encoding DUF2252 domain-containing protein, with amino-acid sequence MTSHPVLAGSDRAAFGSLQRASTPRAERYRIGKGLRKVAPRSGLAEWSAQLRRADPVDVVEAQNAGRVHELVPLRIQRMTASPHAFLRGAAALHAADFAVLPETGVHPVICGDAHLGNFGFYASPERDLVFDLNDFDEAHPGAWEWDLRRLVSSTWVAGRDSGATEQQCGEAAARCVTSYAEHLRHLADEPLLARSFDIMDIDTLRSDADHKTSRRVIDKAAERARRRTSDRALPRFVTEEGGARRIVTEPPLITHPDGEHTARILAALDGYLATLPPHWSRILGGYHAVDVAHKVVGVGSVGLRAYLVLCEGSSPDDVLFLQLKQARRSVVAPWVHGGEAWHAHQGQRVVEYQQALQTVSDPLLGWTTINGRQYYVRQFRDMKGAIVPDTLDAPALADYADVCGRLLAKGHARTSGASMIAGYLGKGGKVAAALATFARAYADQTEADHDALVRAVRSGRLSDRTPEQVPGTAIG; translated from the coding sequence GTGACCTCGCACCCCGTCCTCGCCGGATCGGACCGCGCGGCGTTCGGCTCGCTGCAGCGCGCCTCGACGCCCCGCGCCGAGCGCTACCGCATCGGCAAGGGGCTGCGGAAGGTCGCGCCCCGGTCCGGGCTCGCCGAGTGGTCCGCGCAGCTGCGCCGGGCCGACCCGGTCGACGTCGTCGAGGCGCAGAACGCCGGGCGTGTGCACGAGCTCGTCCCGCTGCGGATCCAGCGGATGACCGCATCCCCGCACGCGTTCCTGCGCGGCGCCGCCGCCCTGCACGCCGCGGACTTCGCGGTGCTGCCCGAGACCGGCGTGCACCCCGTCATCTGCGGCGACGCCCACTTGGGCAACTTCGGCTTCTACGCCTCGCCCGAGCGCGACCTGGTCTTCGACCTCAACGACTTCGACGAGGCCCACCCCGGCGCCTGGGAGTGGGACCTGCGACGCCTGGTGTCCTCCACCTGGGTCGCCGGCCGGGACTCCGGCGCGACCGAACAGCAGTGCGGCGAGGCCGCCGCCCGCTGCGTGACCTCCTACGCCGAGCACCTGCGCCACCTCGCCGACGAGCCGCTGCTCGCCCGCTCGTTCGACATCATGGACATCGACACCCTGCGCTCGGACGCCGACCACAAGACCTCGCGCCGGGTCATCGACAAGGCCGCCGAACGGGCGCGCCGGCGCACCAGCGACCGTGCGCTGCCCCGGTTCGTGACCGAGGAGGGCGGTGCGCGGCGGATCGTCACCGAGCCGCCGCTGATCACCCACCCCGACGGCGAGCACACCGCGCGCATCCTGGCCGCCCTCGACGGGTACCTCGCGACGCTGCCGCCGCACTGGAGCCGGATCCTCGGCGGCTACCACGCCGTCGACGTCGCCCACAAGGTCGTCGGGGTCGGCTCGGTCGGGCTGCGCGCCTACCTCGTGCTCTGCGAGGGCTCCAGCCCCGACGACGTGCTGTTCCTGCAGCTCAAGCAGGCACGCCGGTCGGTCGTCGCGCCGTGGGTGCACGGCGGCGAGGCCTGGCACGCCCACCAGGGCCAGCGGGTCGTGGAGTACCAACAGGCCCTGCAGACCGTCTCCGACCCGCTCCTGGGCTGGACGACGATCAACGGCCGCCAGTACTACGTCCGCCAGTTCCGTGACATGAAGGGCGCGATCGTCCCCGACACCCTCGACGCCCCCGCGCTGGCCGACTACGCCGACGTCTGCGGCAGGCTGCTCGCCAAGGGGCACGCTCGCACCTCGGGGGCGTCGATGATCGCCGGCTACCTGGGGAAGGGCGGCAAGGTGGCCGCGGCGCTCGCGACGTTCGCCAGGGCCTATGCCGACCAGACCGAAGCCGATCATGACGCGCTGGTCCGCGCGGTGCGGTCCGGGCGGCTGTCGGATCGGACACCTGAGCAGGTGCCGGGCACGGCGATCGGCTAG